The following are from one region of the Candidatus Edwardsbacteria bacterium genome:
- a CDS encoding transglutaminase-like domain-containing protein — protein sequence MKKTLPLMIFGFLWIVSLGWFGYQKAGCQKPISTLQGDTTAYKEIWHGIYFSGQKAGYSVTVTQRLDDGGRQVSNRAFLRISMMDTPQQIKTATSYQLDRNYFLQDFAFVMEGAAEINVHGRVNGKQLDIDVATGGQNQRQTIKLDGPVYLPDAIEPMIANKSIKKGSKYNFSTFDPTSLSLQPAVIEVQAQESLRIDDQSHWATKLSLEMAGTTSTIWVDSAGNTIKENGPLGITLVRETKESALQIPADDTGIDLLTQLSVPVTGMALDKPRDIEYLKIKISGLDISRMDIAGGRQQILDIKEQIVSISELRGNILDAVRPDSLKKYLEPTALIQSDDNRIKGTAKMIIGKTQGSWEKALAISQWINQNLVKQMTVSLPSAVEVLSSRRGDCNEHATLFAALARASGIPTKLCLGVVYMDGRFYYHAWNAVYCGNKWIELDPTFGLNPADAARLRIIEGDLSQQNRLLPALGNLKIEILESR from the coding sequence ATGAAAAAGACTCTGCCCTTGATGATATTCGGATTCCTGTGGATCGTATCCCTGGGATGGTTCGGATATCAAAAAGCCGGCTGCCAGAAACCGATCTCCACCCTGCAGGGCGATACCACCGCCTACAAGGAGATCTGGCACGGCATCTATTTCTCCGGGCAAAAGGCCGGCTACTCGGTGACCGTCACCCAAAGGCTGGATGACGGAGGACGCCAGGTCAGCAACCGGGCTTTTTTAAGGATCAGCATGATGGACACCCCCCAGCAGATCAAGACCGCCACCAGCTACCAGCTGGACCGGAATTATTTCCTGCAGGACTTCGCTTTTGTGATGGAGGGAGCCGCCGAGATCAATGTCCACGGCCGGGTGAACGGCAAACAATTGGACATTGATGTGGCCACCGGCGGACAGAACCAGCGGCAGACCATCAAATTAGACGGGCCGGTATACCTGCCGGATGCCATCGAGCCGATGATCGCCAATAAAAGCATAAAAAAAGGCAGTAAATATAATTTCTCCACCTTCGACCCCACCTCCCTGTCGCTCCAGCCGGCGGTGATCGAGGTTCAGGCCCAGGAGAGCCTTAGGATCGATGACCAATCACACTGGGCCACCAAATTGAGCCTAGAGATGGCCGGCACCACCAGCACCATCTGGGTGGACTCGGCGGGAAATACCATTAAAGAGAACGGGCCGCTGGGCATAACCCTGGTCCGGGAGACCAAGGAATCAGCCCTGCAGATCCCGGCTGATGACACCGGGATAGACCTGCTGACCCAGCTTTCGGTCCCGGTCACTGGGATGGCTTTGGACAAACCCCGGGATATTGAGTATCTTAAGATCAAAATATCCGGCCTGGATATAAGCCGGATGGATATTGCCGGAGGTCGGCAACAGATTCTGGATATCAAAGAGCAGATAGTTTCCATATCAGAATTGAGAGGCAATATACTGGACGCTGTTCGGCCCGACAGTTTAAAAAAATATCTGGAGCCCACCGCCCTGATCCAATCGGACGATAACCGGATCAAAGGTACTGCCAAAATGATAATCGGCAAAACCCAGGGAAGCTGGGAAAAGGCCCTGGCCATCAGCCAATGGATCAACCAGAACCTGGTCAAACAGATGACCGTCAGCCTGCCCTCGGCGGTGGAGGTGCTGTCGTCCCGGCGGGGGGATTGTAACGAGCACGCCACCCTGTTCGCCGCCCTGGCCCGGGCCTCTGGCATCCCGACCAAGCTGTGCCTGGGCGTGGTCTATATGGACGGGCGGTTCTATTACCATGCCTGGAATGCCGTGTACTGCGGCAACAAATGGATAGAGCTGGACCCCACCTTCGGCCTTAACCCGGCCGATGCCGCCCGGCTGCGGATCATCGAGGGCGACCTGTCCCAGCAGAACCGCCTGCTGCCGGCTTTGGGGAATTTGAAAATAGAGATATTGGAGTCCCGATGA
- a CDS encoding ABC transporter ATP-binding protein — MTAGIELIRAVKRFGNKTAVDGLSISVAPGEIFGLLGPNGAGKTTSLKMLAGLMRPDQGGAAICGMDIQREPEKAKMQLGYIPDDPFIYELLTGREFLRLVAHIYQIPKGDIEPRINLLAEELDAPAWLDQRTEGYSHGMRQKVVIAAAMLHDPLVYLIDEPMVGLDPASMITVRNIFKREAARGKALLISTHTLSLAEAVCHRIGIIAQGRLVALGTLDELRELSQKKHQGLEDLYLEFTA; from the coding sequence ATGACCGCCGGGATAGAATTGATCCGGGCCGTCAAAAGATTCGGAAACAAGACCGCGGTGGACGGCCTCAGCATCAGCGTGGCGCCGGGGGAGATCTTCGGGCTTTTGGGCCCCAACGGGGCCGGCAAAACCACATCCCTGAAGATGCTGGCCGGGCTGATGAGACCCGACCAGGGCGGCGCCGCCATCTGCGGGATGGACATCCAACGGGAGCCTGAGAAGGCCAAGATGCAGCTGGGCTACATCCCCGATGATCCATTCATCTACGAACTGCTGACCGGCCGGGAGTTTTTAAGGCTGGTGGCCCACATCTACCAGATCCCGAAAGGTGATATCGAGCCCCGAATAAACCTCCTGGCCGAGGAGCTGGACGCCCCGGCCTGGCTGGACCAGCGCACCGAGGGCTATTCCCACGGCATGCGCCAGAAGGTGGTCATCGCCGCGGCCATGCTGCACGACCCCCTGGTCTATCTGATAGACGAGCCGATGGTGGGCCTGGACCCGGCCAGCATGATCACGGTGCGCAATATCTTCAAACGGGAGGCCGCCAGGGGCAAGGCCCTGCTGATCTCCACCCACACCCTGTCGCTGGCCGAGGCGGTCTGCCACCGGATCGGGATCATCGCCCAGGGCAGGCTGGTGGCCCTGGGGACCCTGGACGAACTGCGGGAGCTCTCCCAGAAGAAGCACCAGGGCCTGGAGGATCTTTACCTGGAATTCACGGCATAA
- a CDS encoding DUF4388 domain-containing protein, whose protein sequence is MALEGNISEFSLPEILQLLSSQRKTGVLQLEQEGDSAAFDFEEGKITGGFYRRKDRQEFLGGYLFKTGLITESALAQAEAQQERLNIPLEEVLIEKGFISEEDFTEVIRFKIQEIMDEVFIWVEGHYTFDLKTRLYTQSKYPVRLDTDGFLLEGMRRLDEWMRIRLLIPSSETMVHLKPGFRPEGLNPEQEKVLEFLGSRHLAAGKLVEISGLGKFITCQTIVELAEMGAISIIQTRPEQAKTGVQGFNAAAQASVISLMLKHLGSLIRRLSVYPFNNPRVLSALEEFFYLFNGLGLAEEGLSIVPGLDGARINGQLIDPRHDLITQFGLYLNQRRIEKLELLPQLKNDELRTFAYLLAMPSDLVQMLDGPAALIKGHHLPHIRIEHSRQRLEPLMQNERVFVIPSRFMELLDDQDNEAIRQKDSRHLFESLKQVIQFPAPPLAPEDSLKLEEAENSAEKAFGVYSRGGREKYIEKTVQVLMRLPPAARLAFLKRKVNDVRWLFQLDNVTAISRDQFDRIFAGSKKK, encoded by the coding sequence ATGGCTCTTGAAGGCAACATATCGGAATTCAGCCTGCCGGAGATACTGCAGCTGCTGTCCAGCCAGCGCAAGACCGGCGTGCTGCAGCTGGAGCAGGAGGGCGACAGCGCCGCCTTCGATTTCGAGGAAGGGAAGATCACCGGCGGTTTCTACCGCCGGAAGGACCGCCAGGAATTCCTGGGCGGCTACCTGTTCAAGACCGGGCTGATCACCGAGAGCGCCCTGGCCCAGGCCGAGGCCCAGCAGGAACGGCTGAACATCCCCCTGGAGGAGGTGCTGATCGAGAAGGGTTTCATCTCGGAGGAGGATTTCACCGAGGTCATCCGCTTCAAGATCCAGGAGATCATGGACGAGGTCTTCATCTGGGTGGAGGGGCATTATACCTTCGACCTGAAGACCCGGCTCTACACCCAGAGCAAGTACCCGGTCAGGCTGGACACCGACGGCTTTCTGCTGGAGGGCATGCGCCGGCTGGACGAATGGATGAGGATCCGGTTGCTGATCCCCTCCTCCGAGACCATGGTCCACCTCAAACCGGGATTCCGGCCCGAGGGGCTCAACCCAGAGCAGGAGAAGGTCCTGGAATTTCTGGGATCCCGGCATCTGGCGGCCGGCAAGCTGGTGGAGATCAGCGGCCTGGGCAAGTTCATCACCTGCCAGACCATCGTCGAGCTGGCCGAGATGGGCGCCATCAGCATCATTCAGACCAGGCCGGAGCAGGCCAAAACGGGGGTCCAGGGGTTCAACGCCGCCGCCCAGGCCAGCGTCATCAGTTTGATGCTGAAGCACCTGGGCTCGCTGATCCGGCGTTTGTCCGTCTATCCCTTCAACAATCCCCGGGTGCTGTCGGCCCTGGAGGAATTCTTCTACCTGTTCAACGGCCTGGGGCTGGCCGAGGAGGGTCTGTCCATCGTTCCCGGCCTGGATGGCGCCAGGATCAACGGCCAGTTGATAGATCCCCGGCATGACCTGATAACCCAATTCGGCCTGTACTTGAACCAGCGCCGGATAGAAAAGCTGGAATTGCTACCCCAGCTGAAGAACGACGAACTGCGGACCTTCGCCTACCTGCTGGCCATGCCTTCCGACCTGGTGCAGATGCTGGACGGGCCAGCAGCGCTGATAAAAGGACACCACCTGCCGCACATCCGGATCGAGCATTCCCGGCAGCGCCTGGAGCCACTGATGCAGAACGAGCGGGTCTTCGTGATCCCCAGCCGCTTCATGGAGCTGCTGGACGACCAGGATAACGAGGCTATCAGGCAGAAGGACAGCCGGCATCTGTTCGAAAGCCTCAAGCAGGTGATACAATTCCCGGCTCCGCCCCTGGCCCCGGAGGACAGCCTCAAACTGGAGGAGGCCGAGAACTCCGCCGAGAAGGCCTTTGGGGTTTACAGCCGCGGGGGCCGGGAGAAGTACATCGAGAAGACCGTCCAGGTGCTGATGCGCCTGCCGCCCGCCGCCCGTCTGGCCTTCCTGAAGCGCAAGGTCAACGATGTCCGCTGGCTGTTCCAGCTGGACAACGTGACGGCCATCTCCCGGGACCAGTTCGACCGCATCTTTGCCGGCTCGAAAAAAAAATGA